From the Budorcas taxicolor isolate Tak-1 chromosome 1, Takin1.1, whole genome shotgun sequence genome, one window contains:
- the ARGFX gene encoding LOW QUALITY PROTEIN: arginine-fifty homeobox (The sequence of the model RefSeq protein was modified relative to this genomic sequence to represent the inferred CDS: inserted 1 base in 1 codon; substituted 1 base at 1 genomic stop codon), which produces MAVMNNAAMKSWRSWEIHSGGVLGDLSGKEIVLCDHLLSISCSTAKWKKSHERTSFTHTQYKELEALFSCNMFPDKNLQRELALKLNLPESTVKIWFRNRRFKMKKQQQQQQEQQSLKPPSQVLPAKDVPTASTSPRSFLLEVSDSYNSLSSLPLDPFPWAGDSMIMEIPTSDVQMQHPQLERLVASVPALYSDAFDITQIMELYSLPDEDDITNSSFYSLFQYLSPTRPSXNXSSSLIVFADSAVGLFPGKICFSVTSWSFAVYSPQDSLEFQNPSITVHFGFL; this is translated from the exons ATGGCAGttatgaacaatgctgctatgaagagTTGG AGATCGTGGGAAATTCACAGCGGTGGTGTCCTGGGAGATTTGAGTGGGAAGGAAATTGTGTTATGTGACCACCTCCTCTCTATCTCTTGCTCCACAGCAAAATGGAAGAAGAGTCATGAACGCACCTCGTTCACCCACACACAGTATAAGGAGTTGGAGGCTCTGTTTAGCTGCAACATGTTTCCAGATAAAAACCTCCAGAGAGAACTTGCTTTAAAACTCAATCTACCAGAGTCAACAGTAAAG ATTTGGTTCAGGAACCGGCGGTTCAAAatgaagaagcagcagcagcagcagcaagagcagcAATCACTAAAGCCACCAAGCCAGGTCCTTCCAGCCAAGGATGTGCCCACAGCATCAACCAGCCCTCGTTCTTTTCTCCTTGAAGTTTCAGATTCCTATAACTCCCTCTCATCTCTGCCCTTAGACCCTTTCCCCTGGGCGGGGGACTCTATGATCATGGAGATTCCTACAAGTGATGTCCAAATGCAACATCCTCAATTGGAGAGGCTAGTGGCCTCAGTTCCTGCTCTGTACTCTGACGCATTTGACATCACCCAAATCATGGAACTGTACAGTCTTCCTGATgaggatgacatcaccaactcttcCTTCTATTCTCTATTTCAGTATCTCTCACCAACAAGGCCCAGTTAGA AGAGTTCTTCTCTTATAGTCTTTGCTGATTCAGCTGTAGGTTTATTTCCTGGGAAGATCTGCTTCAGTGTGACAAGCTGGAGCTTTGCAGTCTATAGTCCACAGGACAGCCTGGAATTCCAGAACCCCTCCATTACGGTGCACTTTGGGTTTCTCTGA